The sequence below is a genomic window from Lodderomyces elongisporus chromosome 2, complete sequence.
CTTGCAAGCCGTTGACACCAACGTCATTAGAGTCTATGCTTTAGACGTTGAACAAGACCACACCGAATGTATGGAAGCCTTGGCCGATGCTGGTATCTACGTTATCGCTGACTTGTCCCAACCAGACGAATCCATCAATAGAAAATCACCCGAATGGACCTTGGACTTGTTCCAAAGATACACCGATGTCGTTGACAAGTTTGCAAACTACACCAACGTCTTGGGTTTCTTTGCCGGTAACGAAGTCACCAACGACGAAACAAACACCGACGCTTCTGCTTACGTCAAGGCCGCCATCAGAGACACAAAGGCATACATCAAGGCAAAGAACTACAGATCCATCCCAGTTGGTTACTCCTCAAACGACGACTCAACCATTAGAGTTGCTTTGGCCGACTACTTTGCTTGCGGTGACCAAGACGAAAGAGCAGACTTTTTCGGTATCAACATGTACGAATGGTGTGGCTCATCCTCTTACAAATCATCAGGTTACCAAACTGCTACTGACGACTATGAGAAGTTGGGAATCCCAATCTTCTTTTCCGAATACGGTTGTAACGAAGTCCAGCCAAGAAAATTCCAAGAAGTTGGTACCTTGTTTGGCAGCGACATGACCGACGTCTGGTCAGGTGGTATCGTGTACATGtactttgaagaagaaaacaactATGGTTTGGTGACCATCGACTCCAACGGTGATGTCTCCACTTTGGCTGATTACAACTACTACAAGTCAGAAATCCAAAGCATTAGCCCATCTTCTGCCACCATCAACACTGAAACATCAACCGGAGTCTCATCAGCTACCTCATGTCCTACTGCTACAGACGTTTGGTCAGCTTCAACTGACTTGCCACCAACCCCAGACAAGGACATCTGTGACTGTATGCAAGCCTCATTGAAGTGTGTTGTTAAGGACTCAGTCGACACCGATGACTACTCAGACATGTACGACTATGTCTGCTCCAAGGTTGACTGTAGTGGTATCTCAACCAACGGTACCACCGGTAAATACGGTGCATACTCACCATGTTCAGACAAGGAGAAGTTGTCCTTTGTCTTGAACTTGTACTACTTGGACCAAGATGAAAACAGCTCAGCTTGTAACTTTGGTGGTTCAGGTACTACTCAAAGTGCCTCAACTGCTTCATCATGTTCCGCTTACTTGAGCTCTGCCGGTGTATCTGGTTTGGGATCTCTTTCAGGATCAGTCAGAACTGATACTTCAAAGGCCACCGACAGCGCCGACAGCGGCTCTTCAGGTTCTGGTTCTTCAGGTTCT
It includes:
- the EPD1 gene encoding Protein epd1 (CAZy:CBM43; CAZy:GH72), with translation MLFKSLIPSALLAVSSLLTSAKAEDLPAIEVVGNKFYYSNNGSQFYIKGIAYQQNTVNSSDSFVDPLADAKTCKRDIPYLQAVDTNVIRVYALDVEQDHTECMEALADAGIYVIADLSQPDESINRKSPEWTLDLFQRYTDVVDKFANYTNVLGFFAGNEVTNDETNTDASAYVKAAIRDTKAYIKAKNYRSIPVGYSSNDDSTIRVALADYFACGDQDERADFFGINMYEWCGSSSYKSSGYQTATDDYEKLGIPIFFSEYGCNEVQPRKFQEVGTLFGSDMTDVWSGGIVYMYFEEENNYGLVTIDSNGDVSTLADYNYYKSEIQSISPSSATINTETSTGVSSATSCPTATDVWSASTDLPPTPDKDICDCMQASLKCVVKDSVDTDDYSDMYDYVCSKVDCSGISTNGTTGKYGAYSPCSDKEKLSFVLNLYYLDQDENSSACNFGGSGTTQSASTASSCSAYLSSAGVSGLGSLSGSVRTDTSKATDSADSGSSGSGSSGSGSSSSSGSSDSTSSSSSDKKSAASTISLSVLTKTGVVALSVVLGFGMIMI